One window of the Macaca thibetana thibetana isolate TM-01 chromosome 1, ASM2454274v1, whole genome shotgun sequence genome contains the following:
- the CA14 gene encoding carbonic anhydrase 14 isoform X1, translated as MLFSALLLEVIWILAADGGQHWTYEGPHGQDHWPASYPECGNNAQSPIDIQTDSVTFDPDLPALQPHGYDQPGTEPLDLHNNGHTVQLSLPSTLYLGGLPRKYVAAQLHLHWGQKGSPGGSEHQINSEATVAELHIVHYDSDSYDSLSEAAQRPQGLAVLGILIEVGETKNIAYEHILSHLHEISHKDQKTSVPPFNLRELLPPQLEQYFRYNGSLTTPPCYQSVLWTVFYRRSQISMEQLEKLQGTLFSTEEEPSKLLVQNYRAPQPLNQRMVFASFSQAGSLYTTGEMLSLGVGILVGCLCLLLAVYFIARKIRKKRLENRKTVVFTSARATTEA; from the exons ATGTTGTTCTCCGCCCTCCTGCTGGAGGTGATTTGGATCCTGGCTGCAGATGGGG GTCAACACTGGACATATGAGG GCCCACATGGTCAGGACCACTGGCCAGCCTCTTACCCTGAGTGTGGAAACAATGCCCAGTCACCCATCGATATTCAGACAGACAGTGTGACATTTGACCCTGACTTGCCTGCTCTGCAGCCCCACGGATATGACCAGCCTGGCACCGAGCCTTTGGACCTGCATAACAATGGCCACACAG TGCAACTCTCTCTGCCCTCTACCCTGTATCTGGGTGGACTTCCCCGAAAATACGTAGCTGCCCAGCTCCACCTGCACTGGGGTCAGAAAGGATCCCCAGGGGGGTCAGAACACCAGATCAACAGTGAAGCCACAGTTGCAGAG CTCCACATTGTACATTATGACTCTGATTCCTATGACAGCTTGAGTGAGGCTGCTCAGAGGCCTCAGGGCCTGGCTGTCCTGGGCATCCTAATTGAG gTGGGTGAGACTAAGAATATAGCTTATGAACACATTCTGAGTCACTTGCATGAAATCAGTCATAAAG ATCAGAAGACCTCGGTGCCTCCCTTCAACCTAAGAGAGCTGCTCCCCCCACAGCTGGAGCAGTACTTCCGCTACAATGGCTCGCTCACAACTCCCCCTTGCTACCAGAGTGTGCTCTGGACAGTTTTCTATAGAAGGTCCCAAATTTCAATGGAACAG CTGGAAAAGCTTCAGGGGACATTGTTCTCCACGGAAGAGGAGCCCTCTAAGCTTCTGGTACAGAACTACCGagcccctcagcctctcaatcaGCGCATGGTCTTTGCTTCTTTCAGCCAAG CGGGATCCTTGTACACCACAG GTGAAATGCTGAGTCTAGGTGTAGGAATCTTGGTTGGCTGTCTCTGCCTTCTCCTGGCTGTTTATTTCATTGCTAGAAAGATTCG GAAGAAGAGGCTGGAAAACCGAAAGACTGTGGTCTTCACCTCAGCACGAGCCACGACTGAGGCATAA
- the CA14 gene encoding carbonic anhydrase 14 isoform X2, with translation MLFSALLLEVIWILAADGGQHWTYEGPHGQDHWPASYPECGNNAQSPIDIQTDSVTFDPDLPALQPHGYDQPGTEPLDLHNNGHTVQLSLPSTLYLGGLPRKYVAAQLHLHWGQKGSPGGSEHQINSEATVAEVGETKNIAYEHILSHLHEISHKDQKTSVPPFNLRELLPPQLEQYFRYNGSLTTPPCYQSVLWTVFYRRSQISMEQLEKLQGTLFSTEEEPSKLLVQNYRAPQPLNQRMVFASFSQAGSLYTTGEMLSLGVGILVGCLCLLLAVYFIARKIRKKRLENRKTVVFTSARATTEA, from the exons ATGTTGTTCTCCGCCCTCCTGCTGGAGGTGATTTGGATCCTGGCTGCAGATGGGG GTCAACACTGGACATATGAGG GCCCACATGGTCAGGACCACTGGCCAGCCTCTTACCCTGAGTGTGGAAACAATGCCCAGTCACCCATCGATATTCAGACAGACAGTGTGACATTTGACCCTGACTTGCCTGCTCTGCAGCCCCACGGATATGACCAGCCTGGCACCGAGCCTTTGGACCTGCATAACAATGGCCACACAG TGCAACTCTCTCTGCCCTCTACCCTGTATCTGGGTGGACTTCCCCGAAAATACGTAGCTGCCCAGCTCCACCTGCACTGGGGTCAGAAAGGATCCCCAGGGGGGTCAGAACACCAGATCAACAGTGAAGCCACAGTTGCAGAG gTGGGTGAGACTAAGAATATAGCTTATGAACACATTCTGAGTCACTTGCATGAAATCAGTCATAAAG ATCAGAAGACCTCGGTGCCTCCCTTCAACCTAAGAGAGCTGCTCCCCCCACAGCTGGAGCAGTACTTCCGCTACAATGGCTCGCTCACAACTCCCCCTTGCTACCAGAGTGTGCTCTGGACAGTTTTCTATAGAAGGTCCCAAATTTCAATGGAACAG CTGGAAAAGCTTCAGGGGACATTGTTCTCCACGGAAGAGGAGCCCTCTAAGCTTCTGGTACAGAACTACCGagcccctcagcctctcaatcaGCGCATGGTCTTTGCTTCTTTCAGCCAAG CGGGATCCTTGTACACCACAG GTGAAATGCTGAGTCTAGGTGTAGGAATCTTGGTTGGCTGTCTCTGCCTTCTCCTGGCTGTTTATTTCATTGCTAGAAAGATTCG GAAGAAGAGGCTGGAAAACCGAAAGACTGTGGTCTTCACCTCAGCACGAGCCACGACTGAGGCATAA